In one window of Psychrobacter sp. P2G3 DNA:
- a CDS encoding NADPH-dependent 2,4-dienoyl-CoA reductase, giving the protein MDATNAAKHYPHLFEPLDLGFTTLKNRVVMGSMHTGLEDRFYNYGKLAAYFAERAKGGVAMMITGGISPNREGWLLPAGGTMNTRADVINHQRVTRAAHKYDSKIIMQILHSGRYGYHPFAVSASPIKSPISPFKPRKMSIKNIEQTVKDFARSARLAKQAGYDGVEIMGSEGYLLNQFLSRHVNKRTDEYGGNIQNRMKFAVDVVKAVRAAAGEDFIILFRLSVIDLVKDGNVMDEVITVAKALEEAGVTIMNTGIGWHEARVPTIVTSVPRAAFVDFTAEIKKHISIPMMAANRINMPDTAEEIVASGQADLIQMARPFLADANWVNKAKNGEADRINTCIACNQACLDHTFENKRSTCLVNPQACHETELVYKKTKKRQKVAVIGGGVAGMSAAHVAALRGHEVTLFEAKDILGGQFNYAKVIPGKEEFFETIRYYINELEHLGVEIKLNTKVDKAMLEKAKFHHVIVATGVVPRSLAGKLEGADLPQVMSYAELLSGEKSVGDTVAVIGAGGIGFDVSEYLTARHGQPLDELDPETLKDPSYRPKAQSISEWREEWGVTANPSYQTDGGLIKPEGITPIRQVYLMQRTKGRLGRGLNKTTGWVHRAHVKSHGVIQVSGAQYEKITNEGIWIINNQGQSQLLRVDSVVVCAGQESVVELMPNVGDAPDAQYHLIGGAKLAAELDAKRAIRDGAEVAVQI; this is encoded by the coding sequence ATGGATGCTACCAATGCGGCTAAGCATTACCCCCATCTATTTGAGCCATTAGATTTGGGCTTTACTACCCTCAAAAACCGTGTGGTTATGGGCTCTATGCATACGGGACTTGAAGATCGTTTTTATAACTACGGTAAATTGGCGGCGTATTTCGCGGAGCGTGCCAAAGGTGGCGTGGCAATGATGATTACTGGTGGTATCTCGCCCAATCGTGAAGGTTGGTTGTTGCCTGCTGGCGGCACCATGAATACGAGAGCCGACGTCATCAACCATCAGCGTGTCACTCGTGCGGCGCATAAATATGATAGCAAAATCATCATGCAAATATTGCACAGTGGTCGCTATGGTTATCATCCTTTTGCCGTATCAGCCAGTCCAATTAAATCACCAATTTCGCCATTTAAACCGCGTAAGATGAGTATTAAAAACATCGAGCAGACGGTGAAAGACTTTGCACGTTCAGCTCGTCTTGCCAAGCAAGCGGGATATGATGGTGTCGAAATCATGGGCTCTGAAGGCTATCTGCTTAATCAATTCTTATCGCGTCATGTGAATAAACGTACTGATGAATACGGCGGCAATATTCAAAATCGTATGAAGTTTGCGGTTGATGTGGTTAAGGCTGTCCGCGCGGCAGCTGGTGAAGATTTTATTATCCTATTCCGTTTGTCAGTTATTGACTTAGTCAAAGACGGCAATGTCATGGATGAAGTCATCACCGTGGCTAAAGCGCTAGAAGAAGCGGGCGTGACTATCATGAATACCGGTATTGGCTGGCATGAGGCGCGTGTACCAACGATTGTGACGAGTGTTCCGCGTGCAGCCTTTGTCGACTTCACTGCTGAGATTAAAAAGCATATCAGTATCCCAATGATGGCGGCCAACCGTATCAATATGCCAGACACCGCTGAAGAAATCGTCGCTAGTGGTCAGGCCGACTTGATTCAAATGGCACGTCCGTTTCTCGCTGATGCCAACTGGGTTAATAAAGCTAAAAATGGCGAAGCTGACCGTATTAATACTTGTATCGCGTGTAACCAAGCTTGCCTCGATCATACCTTTGAGAATAAACGCTCAACTTGTCTGGTCAACCCGCAAGCGTGTCATGAGACCGAGCTGGTCTATAAGAAAACTAAAAAGCGGCAAAAAGTCGCGGTCATCGGTGGCGGTGTCGCTGGCATGTCAGCGGCTCACGTTGCCGCGCTACGTGGTCATGAAGTGACACTGTTTGAAGCCAAAGATATCTTGGGCGGGCAGTTTAACTATGCCAAAGTTATCCCCGGTAAAGAAGAATTCTTTGAGACCATCCGCTACTATATCAACGAGCTTGAGCATTTAGGCGTCGAGATTAAACTTAATACCAAAGTCGATAAAGCAATGCTTGAGAAAGCCAAATTCCATCATGTCATCGTCGCTACTGGCGTGGTGCCAAGAAGCTTAGCAGGTAAGCTTGAAGGTGCTGATTTGCCACAAGTAATGAGCTATGCAGAATTGCTATCTGGTGAGAAGTCAGTCGGTGATACGGTCGCTGTCATTGGCGCTGGTGGTATTGGCTTTGATGTCAGCGAATATCTCACTGCGCGTCATGGTCAGCCACTTGATGAGCTAGATCCTGAAACGCTGAAAGATCCAAGCTATCGTCCAAAGGCGCAGTCGATTAGTGAATGGCGCGAAGAGTGGGGTGTCACGGCTAACCCTAGCTATCAAACTGATGGTGGCTTGATTAAGCCTGAAGGCATCACGCCTATTCGCCAAGTGTACCTCATGCAGCGTACTAAAGGCCGCTTAGGTCGCGGCCTCAATAAAACCACAGGCTGGGTACACCGCGCTCATGTCAAATCGCATGGCGTCATCCAAGTATCGGGTGCACAGTACGAAAAAATTACTAATGAAGGTATCTGGATAATCAATAACCAAGGTCAAAGCCAGCTATTACGTGTCGATAGCGTGGTGGTCTGTGCCGGTCAGGAGTCAGTGGTAGAGCTGATGCCAAATGTCGGCGATGCACCAGATGCGCAATACCATCTCATCGGTGGTGCAAAGCTCGCTGCTGAGCTGGATGCCAAACGTGCAATTCGTGATGGAGCTGAGGTTGCAGTGCAGATTTAG
- a CDS encoding tetratricopeptide repeat protein gives MYQRKTTNLIQSLLLATLLSNVLIVSACSAESSNTTILSNKNTAAEIYELGLAYYEGDSVPQDYEKAFSLFKKSADQEYVEAQFNLGVMYENGVGVNQDYKKAMQSYLSAADNGDFDAQNNIGSLYYFGKSVDQNYAKALDWYTKAADKDVGIAQFNIGGLYENGYGVPQDYDMALEWYTKAADQELDVAQLNIGGLYENGYGVPQDYDTAFEWYKKAADQGNQEASNRIGRLVMNDKIDDTGITIYSTQETGLTLGDIEEPL, from the coding sequence ATGTATCAAAGAAAAACTACTAATCTCATTCAATCTTTGCTATTAGCTACTCTACTATCAAATGTATTAATCGTTTCTGCTTGTTCAGCAGAATCATCAAACACAACGATTTTATCCAATAAAAACACTGCTGCTGAAATATATGAACTCGGGCTAGCCTACTACGAGGGCGACTCAGTTCCTCAGGATTATGAAAAAGCCTTTAGCTTATTCAAAAAATCCGCTGATCAAGAGTACGTTGAAGCTCAATTCAATCTCGGTGTGATGTACGAAAATGGAGTAGGTGTTAATCAAGACTACAAAAAAGCAATGCAGTCGTATTTATCAGCAGCTGATAATGGAGATTTTGATGCTCAAAATAATATAGGCTCACTCTACTATTTTGGTAAGAGCGTAGATCAGAACTATGCTAAAGCTTTGGACTGGTATACCAAAGCCGCTGACAAAGATGTAGGCATAGCACAATTCAATATTGGTGGTCTTTACGAGAATGGTTACGGCGTACCGCAAGACTATGACATGGCTTTAGAGTGGTATACCAAAGCTGCTGATCAAGAGTTAGATGTGGCACAACTTAATATCGGTGGTCTCTATGAAAATGGTTATGGTGTGCCACAAGACTATGACACCGCTTTTGAATGGTATAAAAAAGCGGCTGATCAAGGCAATCAAGAAGCCAGTAATCGCATTGGTAGATTGGTCATGAATGATAAAATTGACGATACTGGCATCACTATCTATAGTACTCAAGAAACTGGTCTCACATTGGGTGATATTGAAGAACCTTTGTAG
- a CDS encoding PAAR domain-containing protein, protein MAAYITVGAKTSHGGTVISGSPHTTHNGIPVSRKGDKVICKKCKKVTTILSGDPSFIVDGAPIARGGDVTSCGAKLIANQQSFAESDFEVFGVEQAALVFPKSDPDSMFASFAASDNKDSEDEMSDEELGIWVDVSTEQALKDSGLWAGAGTPEELIYQERLNSLWIDVNGDRAKYHEGVQKIGDEAGLVFDIMSFPLGWGALSAKTSVKAGQYVIRKRAVSNNNIYRDSEKGFDWTSTKKRAPNTNLAEHWSKHSKEFPELKSQNDYYRHAQEFVSDPPRGTLNKTRKNGDTVLYNPKTNTFAVKTKDGAPRTIFKPDASTHPYSTNLEYFHAQ, encoded by the coding sequence ATGGCAGCCTATATCACCGTTGGCGCAAAGACCTCTCATGGTGGGACGGTAATCTCCGGCTCACCGCATACCACTCATAACGGCATCCCAGTCTCGCGTAAAGGCGATAAAGTCATCTGTAAGAAATGCAAAAAGGTCACTACTATTCTTAGTGGTGACCCGTCGTTTATTGTCGATGGTGCACCCATCGCACGTGGCGGCGATGTGACCAGCTGCGGCGCAAAGCTGATTGCTAATCAACAGTCGTTTGCTGAGTCGGACTTTGAGGTGTTTGGGGTTGAGCAGGCGGCGCTGGTGTTTCCGAAGTCGGATCCAGATAGTATGTTTGCTAGCTTTGCAGCTTCTGACAATAAAGATTCTGAAGATGAAATGTCTGATGAGGAGTTAGGGATTTGGGTTGACGTATCTACTGAACAAGCATTGAAAGACAGTGGGCTTTGGGCAGGAGCAGGTACTCCTGAAGAGCTAATTTATCAAGAACGTCTTAATTCTCTATGGATAGATGTCAATGGTGATCGTGCGAAATACCATGAAGGTGTGCAAAAAATTGGAGATGAAGCGGGATTGGTTTTTGACATTATGTCATTTCCGCTAGGTTGGGGTGCTCTATCTGCTAAGACTAGCGTTAAAGCTGGACAGTACGTGATTCGAAAACGAGCGGTAAGTAATAACAATATCTACAGAGACTCTGAAAAAGGTTTCGACTGGACTTCTACTAAGAAAAGAGCTCCTAATACAAACCTAGCAGAGCATTGGAGTAAACATAGCAAAGAATTTCCTGAGCTAAAATCTCAAAATGACTACTATCGTCATGCTCAAGAATTTGTCAGTGACCCTCCGCGTGGAACTTTAAATAAAACCAGAAAGAATGGTGATACGGTTCTATATAATCCGAAAACAAACACATTTGCTGTCAAAACGAAAGATGGTGCACCTCGAACAATTTTTAAGCCTGATGCTTCCACACATCCCTACTCAACTAATTTGGAATATTTTCATGCTCAATAG
- a CDS encoding lipoate--protein ligase, which yields MKLRILKSAVTNPWFNLATEDWIFNTLNPDSHTLFLWLNSETVVIGRSQNPWVECKIDKMEEDDVFLARRQSGGGAVFHDLGNTNFTFLSPKDDYDQEANFTIIVNALRKLGIDAELSGRNDMQVGDKKISGSAFKHAADRSFHHGTLLVNANMQKLGDYLNPHPLKLKAKGIKSVRARVANLVEFNADINHETLSGAIIEAFCEYYRDTDYGDTAPVEELDEASLAKQPNLNKYYQQMADWDWRFGKTPEFTHHIKTRFDWGIIDLHLDVKHAVISEVVIFSDALNVELIDLLKETLTDIKYDRHEVKAKLAELGKAHSDLATHIDDVSEWLTSEMEG from the coding sequence ATGAAACTGCGCATCTTAAAGTCTGCCGTGACCAACCCTTGGTTTAACCTCGCGACCGAGGATTGGATATTTAATACCCTCAATCCCGACTCGCACACGCTATTTCTATGGCTCAATAGCGAGACTGTGGTCATTGGGCGCTCGCAAAACCCGTGGGTAGAATGCAAAATCGATAAGATGGAAGAAGACGATGTATTTTTGGCACGGCGTCAGAGTGGCGGCGGCGCGGTGTTTCATGATTTGGGTAATACCAACTTTACCTTTTTATCGCCCAAAGACGACTACGACCAAGAAGCGAACTTTACCATTATCGTTAACGCGTTAAGAAAATTAGGCATCGACGCTGAGTTATCTGGTCGTAATGATATGCAAGTCGGTGATAAGAAGATATCAGGCAGCGCCTTTAAACATGCGGCTGATCGTAGCTTTCATCACGGGACTTTACTGGTGAATGCCAACATGCAAAAGCTGGGCGATTATCTCAATCCGCATCCGCTTAAACTCAAAGCCAAAGGTATTAAGTCCGTGCGTGCGCGCGTCGCTAACTTAGTTGAGTTTAATGCAGACATCAATCACGAGACTTTATCCGGTGCGATTATCGAGGCATTTTGTGAATACTATCGTGACACTGATTATGGCGACACCGCGCCCGTAGAAGAATTGGATGAAGCCAGTCTCGCCAAGCAACCTAACCTGAATAAATACTATCAGCAAATGGCAGATTGGGATTGGCGCTTTGGCAAGACCCCTGAATTTACTCATCACATTAAGACGCGCTTTGATTGGGGTATTATTGATTTGCATCTTGATGTGAAGCACGCAGTCATTAGCGAGGTAGTCATCTTCTCTGATGCGCTAAATGTTGAATTGATCGATCTATTAAAAGAGACGTTGACTGATATTAAATATGATAGACATGAAGTAAAAGCCAAGCTTGCTGAGCTCGGCAAAGCGCATTCTGATTTGGCAACGCATATTGACGATGTGTCTGAGTGGTTGACTAGCGAGATGGAAGGTTAG
- a CDS encoding RelA/SpoT domain-containing protein, whose amino-acid sequence MEKIDRGTAESISYKATSYHHNIVSYLNDHELQNLCYARKSRVKSKKDILGKYNRKKTDPDKKGYKIEDISDVIGLRFIVLFKQDVIPVINSIISLLTKDNDSKNPFHNCSIEELIYYKGNVSLSNISHKVRDSFSSIGMDIKERNSREGYSSIHIVCNLSTEYSDVLPENYKIPVEIQVRTIFEDAWGEIDHKYGYKARRDSNSFHPTLDKHLQTLKQFVDACVDYADLIVEESEIELNPTDFSKVLNIPEGSESLSELFSDLNIEEKYLYEYGDAIQAKNKAIKESNGKELIRCADHFLSIKNDYLKQKADLENDTFSFYCSLNYAFCNLVNNTEKGVKNAKDMYLTLKEVDPDNSLILMRLGQTMGRIGEFDDSISLIKESYTKAINRKSKFKVKETDIKYILSKVPKTVGYYIWLKIYNSDKSLENEYIKNLYQEAYEFTLEGFKALNEDNHAEEYIDYQNNLVFYLTEINKIQDTEENRELIREKLIAIEDSYKSPEDIDATILDTLLSSYYMLEDIDKCRIYSQLLKTKIFKKSYDFDDSEALDMLELVDKVNDLVTKE is encoded by the coding sequence ATGGAAAAGATTGACAGAGGTACAGCTGAGTCTATTAGCTATAAGGCAACATCCTATCATCATAATATTGTTAGCTACTTAAACGATCATGAGCTTCAGAATTTATGTTATGCGAGGAAATCTAGAGTAAAAAGTAAGAAGGATATTCTTGGTAAGTACAATAGGAAAAAAACTGATCCTGATAAGAAAGGTTATAAAATCGAAGATATTTCAGATGTAATAGGTTTGAGATTCATTGTACTATTCAAACAGGACGTTATTCCTGTTATAAATTCAATAATAAGTCTTTTAACTAAAGATAATGATAGTAAGAATCCTTTCCATAATTGCAGTATTGAAGAGCTAATATATTACAAAGGTAATGTTTCACTTTCTAATATTTCTCATAAGGTGCGCGATAGTTTCTCCTCAATAGGAATGGATATCAAAGAGAGAAACTCTCGAGAAGGCTATTCTAGTATCCATATAGTTTGCAACCTTAGTACTGAATATAGTGACGTATTACCTGAAAACTATAAAATCCCAGTGGAGATTCAGGTTAGAACAATTTTTGAAGATGCTTGGGGCGAAATTGATCACAAATATGGCTATAAAGCTAGGAGAGATAGTAACTCGTTCCATCCAACACTAGACAAGCATCTACAAACCTTAAAACAGTTTGTAGATGCTTGTGTTGACTATGCAGATTTGATAGTTGAAGAATCTGAAATTGAATTAAATCCGACTGATTTTTCTAAAGTTTTGAATATACCCGAAGGCTCCGAAAGTTTATCTGAATTATTTAGTGACTTAAATATTGAAGAAAAATACCTGTACGAATATGGCGATGCCATACAAGCAAAAAATAAAGCGATAAAAGAAAGTAATGGTAAAGAACTTATAAGATGTGCCGATCACTTTCTGAGTATCAAAAATGATTATTTAAAGCAGAAAGCTGACTTAGAAAACGATACTTTTTCATTCTATTGTAGTCTCAATTATGCCTTCTGTAATCTTGTTAACAACACTGAGAAGGGTGTGAAAAACGCTAAAGATATGTACTTAACTTTAAAAGAAGTAGATCCAGACAATAGTTTAATATTGATGAGACTCGGTCAGACTATGGGTAGAATAGGAGAGTTTGACGACTCTATATCTTTAATCAAAGAGTCTTATACTAAAGCAATTAATCGAAAATCAAAGTTTAAAGTCAAAGAGACAGATATTAAATACATTTTGTCTAAAGTTCCAAAAACAGTTGGCTACTATATCTGGTTAAAAATATATAATTCAGACAAATCATTGGAAAATGAGTATATTAAAAATTTGTATCAAGAAGCTTACGAATTTACACTTGAAGGCTTTAAGGCTTTAAATGAAGATAATCATGCTGAAGAGTATATTGACTATCAAAATAATTTAGTTTTCTATCTTACAGAGATTAACAAGATTCAAGATACAGAAGAGAATCGTGAATTAATTAGAGAGAAATTAATTGCAATCGAAGATAGTTACAAAAGTCCAGAGGACATAGATGCTACAATTTTAGATACTCTTCTTAGCTCATATTATATGCTTGAAGACATTGATAAATGTAGAATATATTCTCAGTTACTTAAAACTAAAATTTTTAAAAAGAGCTACGATTTTGATGATAGTGAAGCTCTAGACATGTTGGAGCTGGTCGATAAAGTAAACGATTTAGTGACTAAGGAGTAG
- a CDS encoding GMC oxidoreductase produces the protein MQRRQFIKSMGLGVAAVSTSAAMSGCQTLAKQPKLPTTVTQVGHFPNIIVGSGYGGAVSALRLSEKGHKVLILEMGMRWDRTPKHDTFCKMITADKRSSWFSNMPNAPIPIPIPIKKYPGVLDLIEYDDMKVFAGRAYGGGSIVNGAIAIQPRRAHFEAVFPWIDSDEMYDTYFPRAMKELKVSQIPESFFNQSEHYEFTRAAERQAEKAGMKTEFFGNSYDFDYMQREAKGEVYKSGLGGEVIYGNNAGKFSLDLTYLKDAEATGNVTVKTLRKVNSIQALDNDQLRLEVHVLNTTGGIDKIEHYTCDKLFLNAGSTGTSELLLKSQAESKLNNLNEHIGQHWGPNGNIMTGRNFVHAAGTTQSTIPVKGINMWDGDRDGSKYKIFAELAPLPLGLETWTTLYLAITDNPERGNYYYDKATKTVKLNWKREQNEYSVNAAKELIEKLAKVNGGSTSSLLFTKGFGYDFCYHPLGGCVLGLATDEVGRVKGHKNIYVQDGALIPGSAGVNPYVFITGLAERNMANILKEDFG, from the coding sequence ATGCAACGACGACAGTTTATTAAATCAATGGGCTTAGGTGTAGCGGCAGTCAGTACATCCGCGGCGATGAGTGGTTGCCAAACGCTTGCCAAGCAGCCAAAACTGCCTACGACCGTCACCCAAGTTGGACATTTTCCTAATATTATCGTCGGTAGTGGTTACGGAGGCGCAGTATCGGCCCTGCGATTAAGCGAAAAAGGGCATAAAGTGCTGATACTTGAGATGGGTATGCGCTGGGATAGAACGCCCAAGCACGATACTTTTTGCAAAATGATTACTGCGGATAAACGCTCGAGCTGGTTTAGCAATATGCCAAACGCCCCTATCCCGATTCCAATCCCTATCAAAAAATACCCCGGCGTTTTGGATTTAATCGAATATGATGACATGAAAGTCTTCGCAGGACGCGCCTACGGTGGCGGCTCTATCGTCAATGGCGCGATTGCCATTCAGCCGAGGCGCGCGCACTTTGAAGCAGTGTTTCCTTGGATAGATAGCGACGAGATGTACGACACTTATTTTCCCCGTGCCATGAAGGAATTAAAAGTCAGTCAAATTCCTGAATCTTTTTTTAATCAATCCGAGCATTACGAATTTACCCGCGCTGCGGAACGCCAAGCAGAAAAAGCCGGCATGAAAACTGAATTCTTCGGTAATAGCTACGACTTTGACTATATGCAACGTGAAGCCAAAGGTGAAGTCTATAAATCGGGACTCGGCGGCGAAGTCATCTACGGTAATAACGCTGGCAAGTTCTCACTCGACTTAACCTACCTAAAAGACGCTGAAGCGACGGGTAATGTCACGGTGAAAACCCTACGCAAAGTCAATAGCATTCAAGCCCTCGATAATGATCAACTCAGATTAGAAGTTCATGTGCTCAATACCACAGGCGGCATTGATAAAATTGAGCATTACACATGCGATAAGTTATTTCTAAATGCAGGAAGTACAGGTACCTCAGAGCTGCTACTCAAAAGCCAAGCTGAAAGTAAACTAAATAATCTAAACGAGCATATCGGACAACATTGGGGACCCAATGGTAATATCATGACGGGTCGCAATTTCGTTCATGCGGCGGGCACGACTCAATCCACTATCCCGGTCAAAGGCATCAACATGTGGGACGGCGATAGAGACGGTTCAAAGTACAAAATCTTTGCCGAACTCGCGCCATTGCCGCTAGGGCTTGAGACGTGGACGACACTATATCTTGCCATCACGGACAATCCAGAACGTGGTAATTACTACTATGACAAAGCCACCAAAACCGTCAAACTAAACTGGAAACGTGAGCAAAACGAATACTCAGTAAATGCTGCTAAAGAGCTGATTGAAAAACTCGCCAAAGTAAATGGTGGCTCGACCTCAAGCTTGCTGTTCACTAAAGGCTTCGGTTATGACTTTTGCTATCACCCGCTTGGTGGCTGCGTGTTGGGCTTGGCGACCGACGAAGTTGGGCGCGTCAAAGGGCACAAAAATATCTATGTGCAAGATGGCGCGTTAATCCCCGGCAGTGCTGGCGTCAATCCGTATGTGTTTATCACCGGACTTGCTGAGCGTAATATGGCGAATATTTTGAAGGAAGATTTTGGTTAG
- a CDS encoding Trp family transcriptional regulator encodes MLQDDHQAKNQASDAYDYLLKLLVETDNTERLSAIFDALMTEKEQTELANRLTIFGLLQQGVTQREISAKLGVGIATVSRGAKVFGQHQVNELLPDISEGIDL; translated from the coding sequence ATGCTACAAGATGACCATCAGGCAAAAAATCAGGCAAGCGACGCTTATGATTATCTACTTAAGTTACTGGTCGAAACTGATAATACAGAACGTCTATCAGCGATATTTGATGCGCTCATGACAGAAAAAGAGCAAACAGAGCTGGCCAATCGCTTAACCATCTTTGGCCTACTACAGCAAGGCGTCACGCAAAGAGAGATTAGTGCAAAGCTAGGTGTCGGTATTGCAACCGTGTCCCGCGGTGCTAAGGTATTTGGGCAACATCAAGTTAATGAATTGCTACCTGATATTAGTGAAGGGATTGATCTATAA